In Phycisphaerae bacterium, one genomic interval encodes:
- a CDS encoding glycosyltransferase family 2 protein: MSGSVELSLIIPTCADRGAKLRALLTGIASSTVDPACYEVLVVVDAEDETPLGAAEVLPRAVRFVGLAQPHAGPAAARNRAIAQAQGRWLLILNDDALVDADTVAGHLRCIRPNPTAAVAYLGRFDWPERLLESPWRRLLAQTSMVFFWDQMQAERTYGFRHFWTNNLSVRTELVRAVGGFNAGLPYALHEDIELGWRLERRFGLRVQPVPSIRAWHDHAITPRDYFVREHRAGEAARRARTLNSEFFNAVWGRWGDGEGMYAALSGLFAGPGREVRALLDRWATPSNRQPTDDELRAVYLAHLPLKRLVFCQGFTGRAFDDGTRAEEALPAAIGCKAKDLPC, from the coding sequence GTGAGCGGTTCGGTCGAGCTGAGCCTCATTATTCCCACCTGCGCGGACCGCGGGGCGAAGTTGCGCGCGCTACTGACCGGCATCGCGTCCAGCACCGTCGATCCCGCGTGCTACGAAGTGCTCGTCGTCGTCGATGCGGAAGACGAGACGCCGCTCGGCGCCGCGGAGGTGCTGCCGCGCGCCGTGCGTTTTGTCGGCCTGGCCCAGCCGCACGCCGGTCCGGCCGCGGCGCGTAATCGTGCCATCGCGCAGGCTCAGGGGCGCTGGCTGCTGATCCTGAACGACGACGCGCTGGTGGACGCTGACACGGTCGCGGGCCATCTGCGCTGCATCCGACCGAACCCCACGGCCGCCGTCGCGTATCTCGGCCGGTTCGACTGGCCGGAGCGGCTGCTCGAATCGCCATGGCGGCGATTGCTCGCGCAGACGTCGATGGTCTTCTTCTGGGACCAGATGCAGGCCGAGCGCACGTACGGCTTCCGTCACTTCTGGACCAACAACCTCAGCGTGCGGACCGAACTTGTGCGCGCGGTGGGCGGGTTCAACGCTGGTCTGCCATACGCGCTGCACGAGGACATCGAGCTCGGCTGGCGACTGGAGCGCCGCTTCGGCCTGCGGGTCCAGCCGGTGCCGTCGATCCGGGCCTGGCATGATCATGCCATCACCCCGCGCGACTACTTTGTGCGTGAACACCGGGCGGGAGAGGCCGCGCGCCGTGCCCGCACGCTCAACTCGGAGTTCTTCAACGCCGTGTGGGGGCGGTGGGGCGACGGCGAGGGCATGTATGCGGCCCTGAGCGGGCTGTTCGCAGGCCCGGGCCGCGAGGTGCGCGCGCTGCTCGATCGTTGGGCGACGCCGTCGAACCGACAGCCGACCGACGACGAGTTGCGGGCGGTCTACCTGGCGCACTTGCCGCTCAAGCGGCTGGTCTTCTGCCAGGGGTTCACCGGGCGGGCGTTCGACGACGGCACGCGGGCGGAGGAGGCGCTGCCCGCGGCCATCGGGTGCAAAGCGAAGGACTTGCCGTGTTGA
- a CDS encoding DUF4910 domain-containing protein, with the protein MHAGLATLPASQATESVPVTPPSDDREATLARMLALIHAHWNLNRTAVNPDTDKLVAAIQRRLECRVREFPAGQNILTWVVPRHWQVRAAWIARLDGTRVVDYADCPLHVWTHSIPYRGVVSRAELEPHLYHDPQHPAQVPYHFVNGYRYNESPSEWGFCLSTEQHAQLTDDRYEVCIDADLDLDGTMKVVDHHLRGAWPETLFFAAHTCHPGMITDGLSNVALLVELFDRLARRPQRRYSYRLVLGPEYFAAAALLSVMPAAERAQLLGGLYLDMIGNRQTFGVAWSYTGHSRLDHVLANVMRHHAGGHHEAGHRKLSCNDEMFYDGPGFQIPTVHLGSLRHPEYHSNADNPALLDTGQLLHALELLERVIDVFETDFVPVRRYQGPLYLSRFGLYISPKQNWAMYELQERAQVLMDGRRSCFDIAHELGADFERVRDFALALAERELIDIAGGGLARPPGPTRFRAEP; encoded by the coding sequence ATGCATGCTGGGTTGGCTACGCTGCCGGCATCACAGGCTACGGAAAGCGTGCCGGTGACGCCGCCCAGCGACGACCGCGAGGCAACGCTGGCCCGCATGCTGGCGCTCATCCACGCGCACTGGAACCTGAACCGCACCGCGGTAAATCCTGACACGGACAAGCTGGTCGCCGCGATCCAACGCCGGCTCGAATGCCGGGTGCGCGAGTTCCCCGCCGGGCAGAACATCCTGACGTGGGTCGTGCCGCGGCACTGGCAGGTGCGCGCCGCCTGGATCGCACGCCTGGACGGCACGCGCGTCGTGGATTACGCCGACTGCCCGCTGCACGTGTGGACGCACTCGATCCCGTATCGCGGCGTGGTGAGTCGGGCGGAGTTGGAACCACACCTGTACCATGACCCGCAGCACCCGGCGCAGGTGCCGTATCACTTCGTCAACGGTTACCGCTACAACGAGTCGCCGAGCGAATGGGGTTTCTGCCTCTCCACCGAGCAGCACGCGCAACTTACCGACGACCGCTACGAGGTCTGCATCGACGCCGACCTCGACCTCGACGGCACCATGAAGGTGGTGGACCATCACCTGCGCGGCGCCTGGCCGGAGACGCTCTTCTTCGCCGCCCACACCTGCCACCCCGGCATGATCACGGACGGCCTCTCGAACGTGGCCCTGCTGGTCGAACTCTTCGACCGGCTCGCCCGGCGACCACAGCGGCGTTACAGCTACCGCCTGGTGCTCGGGCCGGAGTACTTCGCGGCGGCGGCGCTGCTGTCGGTGATGCCCGCGGCCGAACGCGCCCAACTGCTCGGCGGCCTGTATCTCGACATGATCGGGAACCGGCAGACGTTCGGCGTCGCGTGGTCCTACACTGGCCACAGCCGGCTCGATCATGTGCTCGCCAACGTGATGCGCCATCACGCCGGCGGGCACCACGAGGCGGGACATCGCAAGCTGTCGTGCAACGACGAGATGTTCTACGACGGGCCGGGCTTCCAGATCCCGACGGTCCACCTCGGCAGCCTGCGCCACCCGGAGTATCACTCGAACGCGGACAACCCCGCGCTGCTCGATACCGGGCAGTTGCTGCACGCACTCGAGTTGCTCGAACGCGTGATCGATGTCTTCGAGACCGACTTTGTGCCGGTCCGCCGCTACCAGGGGCCGCTGTACCTCTCGCGGTTCGGGCTGTACATCTCCCCCAAGCAGAACTGGGCGATGTACGAGCTGCAGGAACGTGCCCAGGTGCTCATGGACGGGCGGCGCTCGTGCTTCGACATCGCCCACGAGCTGGGGGCCGACTTCGAGCGCGTGCGCGACTTCGCACTGGCCCTGGCGGAACGTGAGTTGATCGACATCGCCGGCGGCGGCCTCGCGCGCCCGCCGGGACCGACGCGCTTCCGGGCTGAACCATGA
- a CDS encoding sulfotransferase produces MNFRPLLVTGMFRSGTTLLARMLNAHPDIALASDPFLPFLKYLRTVVARDVLGPAAPAPLDPLGDYFADYDGLRLLRAVQTANLDWPLSETDRAMLWPALQSFAKPFSPKLAERLDEVRGTTLRELYVDMLRLTQDVYGTGREQYVGHKEAWADEFGPALHRALPHLKSIHVIRDPRAVCASKNVADDKYPWLFLIRQWRKLTGLAWLAAYASAAREDCLLLRYEDLVADPPGASRRICAFLGLEFAPAMADAQSLKDGADTPWQRNSSYGDLATERSISSKGADRWRRVLSPREIELIEQLTYPVMQMFGYQPLTTPTTKLNAGLRFCPPQVTTEQLTPWIRTHVRVDPVSTVVQMAEEGLRLQLLHATPDVPDDVVEALFLGRPLYEACRDFVRTTEGATV; encoded by the coding sequence ATGAACTTCCGACCGCTCCTCGTTACCGGCATGTTCCGTTCGGGCACGACGCTACTCGCCCGGATGCTGAACGCGCATCCGGACATCGCGCTCGCGTCCGATCCGTTCCTGCCGTTCTTGAAATACCTGCGGACGGTCGTCGCGCGCGACGTGCTCGGGCCAGCGGCGCCGGCGCCGCTCGATCCGCTCGGCGATTACTTCGCCGACTACGATGGCCTGCGCCTGCTGCGCGCGGTCCAAACCGCGAATCTCGATTGGCCGCTGTCGGAAACCGACCGCGCCATGCTCTGGCCCGCGCTGCAATCGTTCGCCAAGCCGTTTTCGCCGAAGCTGGCCGAGCGGCTGGACGAGGTCCGCGGGACAACGCTGCGCGAGTTGTACGTTGACATGCTGCGCCTGACGCAGGACGTGTACGGCACTGGCCGCGAGCAGTACGTCGGCCACAAGGAAGCCTGGGCCGACGAGTTCGGGCCGGCGTTGCACCGCGCGCTGCCGCACCTGAAATCGATCCACGTCATTCGTGACCCGCGGGCCGTGTGTGCCTCGAAGAACGTCGCGGACGACAAGTACCCGTGGCTGTTCCTCATCCGCCAATGGCGCAAGCTGACCGGGCTCGCGTGGCTGGCGGCGTACGCCAGCGCGGCGCGCGAAGATTGCCTGCTGCTGCGGTACGAAGACCTCGTCGCGGACCCTCCGGGCGCCAGTCGCCGCATCTGTGCGTTTCTCGGGCTGGAATTCGCCCCGGCGATGGCCGACGCGCAGAGCCTGAAAGACGGGGCCGATACGCCGTGGCAGCGAAATTCCTCGTATGGCGATCTCGCGACGGAGCGCAGCATCAGCAGCAAGGGGGCGGATCGCTGGCGGCGGGTGCTGTCGCCGCGCGAAATCGAGCTGATCGAGCAGTTGACGTATCCGGTCATGCAGATGTTCGGCTATCAGCCGCTGACGACGCCGACCACGAAGCTCAACGCGGGGCTGCGCTTTTGCCCGCCGCAGGTCACGACGGAACAACTCACGCCGTGGATCCGCACGCACGTGCGGGTCGATCCCGTCTCGACGGTGGTGCAGATGGCCGAAGAGGGGCTGCGGCTGCAGTTGCTGCACGCGACGCCGGACGTGCCGGACGACGTGGTGGAAGCGTTATTCCTCGGCCGGCCGCTGTACGAAGCCTGCCGCGACTTCGTGCGTACGACGGAAGGCGCGACGGTGTAG
- a CDS encoding PIG-L family deacetylase, which produces MSDHETTLVIAAHPDDEVLGCGGTIARLTRAGTPVAIAILGEGLTSRYSDRTQADPAELAALAECSRRAAAQLGVRDVSHFKLPDNRFDTVPLLEVVRLVEQVIAQVHPTVIYTHHGGDLNVDHAIVHRAVLTATRPTGDCPVRELLAFEVPSSTEWAFGQFAPAFRPNVFVDVAATLETKLAAMRTYDSEARPFPHPRSSEALQALARRWGSAAGCEAAEAFELVRGLR; this is translated from the coding sequence GTGAGTGACCACGAGACCACGCTCGTCATTGCGGCTCACCCCGACGATGAAGTCCTCGGCTGCGGCGGCACGATCGCCCGGCTGACGCGCGCGGGCACACCCGTCGCCATCGCGATCCTCGGCGAAGGGCTGACCAGCCGCTACTCCGACCGCACGCAGGCTGATCCCGCCGAGCTGGCCGCCCTGGCGGAATGCAGCCGGCGAGCCGCGGCGCAGCTCGGCGTCCGCGACGTCTCGCACTTCAAGCTGCCCGACAACCGCTTTGACACGGTCCCGCTGCTGGAAGTCGTGCGGCTCGTCGAGCAGGTCATCGCACAGGTCCATCCGACTGTCATCTACACACACCACGGCGGCGACCTGAATGTCGATCATGCCATCGTGCATCGCGCCGTGCTCACCGCGACGCGCCCGACGGGCGACTGCCCGGTGCGCGAGCTGCTGGCGTTCGAGGTGCCGTCGTCCACCGAGTGGGCATTCGGCCAGTTCGCGCCGGCGTTTCGCCCGAATGTCTTCGTCGATGTCGCCGCGACGCTCGAAACGAAGCTGGCGGCGATGCGGACGTATGACAGCGAAGCTCGGCCGTTCCCGCACCCGCGGTCGTCGGAGGCCTTGCAGGCGCTTGCCCGCCGGTGGGGCAGCGCCGCGGGTTGCGAGGCCGCCGAGGCGTTCGAGCTGGTGCGGGGCCTGCGGTAG
- a CDS encoding MFS transporter, translated as MPARTEVVYAPGREPTGLLGRFTVLRGAMPELWVTFAVKFLAVAAYAVMNSTLVLWLSSDLGYGDKQAAWLVSAWAVLMTVFTILVGSLTDALGLRRTFLLGVAICVIARVAMTFSTVKWLALGVGLFPLALGEALGTPVLVAATRRYSTTAQRSISFSMFYVMMNLGFLVNGFIFDGLRQKLGEYGHYTVPILGYTLSTYQTLLLVSLLLELVLAPLFYFGIREGAEATDQGVRITPARRATDRADGLGHTLATTVRTTLRDTGRNMAALIRQPGFYRLLSFLMLIAGVKFVYMIMCYAYPKFGIRELGAGAPLGTLWNVTNSALIIVLVPLVGALTQKVSAYRMVTFGCFVVAASVFVLALPTAWFQELADGPVGWAIGTLYLGLKGSVNPWYLMLFLFIVLYSFGEAFYSPRVYEYAAAIAPSGQEASYGALSYVPMFLAKLFVGTFSGGLLESYCPESGPRDPQTMWLIVALMALVAPVGLLVLRRVIRVREAGRAD; from the coding sequence ATGCCCGCACGGACCGAAGTGGTCTACGCACCCGGGCGAGAGCCGACGGGCTTGCTGGGTCGTTTCACCGTGCTGCGCGGCGCAATGCCCGAGTTGTGGGTCACGTTCGCGGTCAAGTTCCTGGCGGTGGCGGCCTACGCGGTGATGAACTCGACGCTGGTGCTGTGGCTCTCGTCGGACCTGGGCTACGGCGACAAGCAGGCTGCGTGGCTCGTCAGCGCCTGGGCTGTGCTGATGACCGTGTTCACCATTTTGGTGGGCTCGCTGACCGATGCGCTGGGGCTGCGCAGGACATTTCTCCTCGGCGTGGCGATCTGCGTGATCGCACGCGTCGCCATGACGTTTTCGACCGTGAAGTGGCTGGCGTTGGGCGTCGGGCTGTTTCCGTTGGCGCTGGGTGAGGCGCTGGGCACGCCGGTGCTGGTGGCAGCCACCCGGCGCTATTCCACCACGGCGCAGCGCTCGATCTCCTTCTCCATGTTCTACGTGATGATGAACCTCGGATTCCTGGTTAATGGCTTCATCTTCGACGGCCTGCGTCAGAAGCTGGGCGAGTATGGGCACTACACCGTGCCGATCCTGGGCTACACCCTGAGCACCTATCAGACGCTGCTGCTGGTAAGTCTGCTACTGGAGTTGGTGCTGGCGCCGCTCTTCTACTTCGGCATTCGCGAAGGCGCGGAAGCCACCGATCAGGGTGTCCGGATCACGCCGGCCCGACGCGCAACCGACCGCGCTGACGGCCTCGGCCACACGCTGGCCACAACCGTGCGCACCACGTTGCGCGACACCGGTCGGAACATGGCCGCCCTGATCCGGCAACCCGGCTTTTACCGGCTGCTCAGCTTCCTGATGCTCATCGCGGGGGTGAAGTTCGTCTACATGATCATGTGCTACGCCTATCCGAAGTTCGGCATCCGCGAGCTCGGCGCAGGCGCGCCGCTCGGCACACTCTGGAACGTGACCAACTCGGCGCTGATCATCGTGCTCGTGCCGCTCGTCGGGGCGCTCACGCAAAAGGTTTCCGCCTACCGCATGGTGACTTTCGGCTGTTTCGTCGTGGCGGCTTCCGTGTTTGTGCTGGCGCTGCCCACGGCGTGGTTCCAGGAGCTGGCCGATGGACCGGTCGGCTGGGCCATCGGCACCTTGTACCTGGGCCTGAAGGGCAGCGTAAACCCGTGGTATCTGATGCTCTTCCTCTTCATCGTGCTCTACTCGTTTGGGGAGGCCTTCTACTCGCCGCGCGTTTACGAGTATGCGGCCGCCATCGCTCCGTCCGGACAGGAAGCTTCGTACGGCGCGCTGTCGTATGTGCCGATGTTCCTGGCCAAGCTGTTCGTGGGCACGTTCTCGGGCGGGCTGCTCGAAAGCTACTGCCCGGAGAGCGGACCGCGTGACCCGCAGACCATGTGGTTGATTGTCGCGCTCATGGCGCTGGTCGCCCCGGTGGGCCTGCTGGTGCTGCGCCGCGTGATTCGCGTGCGCGAAGCCGGCCGGGCGGATTGA
- a CDS encoding fasciclin domain-containing protein: MVCVTVVAVAFSGIAAAQQPAAKPEAKPEAKPEVKKEEGKDLVAVAGEAKCKTLCELVKLAGLEDALKGPVPMTLFAPTDEAFAKLGKDLDELKKPENKAKLADILKYHVVKGKMMAEQVGKEKALKTLLPSAELEVAMKDGKCMLNGKAAVTKADMAASNGVVHLIDTVLTPPEKKAEPKMEVKPAEKKPEAKPEAKPAEKKPEEKKPAEKKG, from the coding sequence ATGGTGTGTGTGACAGTCGTGGCTGTCGCGTTCAGCGGCATCGCCGCCGCGCAGCAGCCGGCCGCGAAGCCCGAGGCCAAGCCCGAGGCGAAGCCGGAAGTGAAGAAGGAAGAGGGCAAGGACCTCGTCGCCGTCGCCGGTGAGGCGAAGTGCAAGACGCTGTGCGAACTCGTCAAGCTCGCCGGCCTCGAAGACGCCCTCAAGGGCCCCGTTCCGATGACCCTCTTCGCCCCCACCGACGAAGCCTTTGCCAAGCTCGGCAAGGACCTCGACGAGCTTAAGAAGCCCGAGAACAAGGCCAAGCTCGCCGACATCCTCAAGTACCACGTCGTCAAGGGCAAGATGATGGCCGAGCAGGTCGGCAAGGAAAAGGCCCTCAAGACCCTGCTGCCCAGCGCCGAGCTCGAAGTCGCCATGAAGGACGGCAAGTGCATGCTCAACGGCAAGGCCGCCGTCACCAAGGCCGACATGGCCGCCAGCAATGGCGTCGTCCACCTCATCGACACCGTCTTGACGCCGCCGGAGAAGAAGGCGGAGCCGAAGATGGAAGTCAAGCCGGCCGAGAAGAAGCCGGAAGCCAAGCCGGAAGCCAAGCCGGCCGAGAAGAAGCCCGAAGAGAAGAAGCCCGCGGAGAAGAAGGGCTAA
- a CDS encoding DNA topoisomerase IV subunit A, with translation MAKSVRPQRKPASRDRAAAGERINKLARGVVGLVHEREDPYVDIPSRTLSNVRFNETKRIIELLDGKQRRSFFSLLGRRKGEGSQAKKFMQTLKVAEVCRHLIATSDATSLRDLFYMLKRPVQGTKELIFYDQDESDSIIEDVEVTVSALREELGVHAKAAGAMVAPMTINDSGDTINLATMGSGGWSVPSIVEPDVIQFVKNQAKYILLIEKDAMWQRFNKDRFWEQHSCVLIHGGGQPPRGVRRLIYRMHHELKLPVYVLVDNDPWGYYIYSVVKQGSINLAFESQRMAVPAARFVGMSSFDAERFDIPAHVPMPLTDEDRRRAKEIREYPWFQSKAWQREIKHMEALGVKLELEALTSKGLSFSTQEYLPQKLADKRWLD, from the coding sequence TTGGCCAAATCTGTCAGGCCCCAGCGCAAGCCGGCCAGTCGCGACCGGGCCGCCGCCGGCGAGCGGATCAACAAGCTCGCCCGGGGCGTCGTCGGCCTGGTCCACGAGCGCGAGGACCCCTACGTCGACATCCCGTCGCGCACGCTCAGCAACGTCCGGTTCAACGAGACCAAGCGCATCATCGAGCTGCTCGACGGCAAGCAGCGCCGCTCGTTCTTCAGCCTGCTCGGCCGCCGCAAAGGCGAAGGCAGCCAGGCGAAGAAATTCATGCAGACGCTCAAGGTCGCGGAGGTCTGCCGGCACCTGATCGCAACAAGCGACGCCACCAGCCTGCGTGACCTGTTCTACATGCTCAAGCGTCCCGTGCAGGGGACGAAGGAGCTGATCTTCTACGATCAGGACGAGTCCGACTCCATCATCGAGGATGTCGAGGTCACCGTCAGTGCTCTGCGCGAAGAGCTGGGCGTCCACGCCAAGGCCGCCGGCGCCATGGTCGCCCCCATGACGATCAACGACAGCGGCGACACGATCAACCTCGCGACCATGGGCTCGGGCGGATGGAGTGTGCCGAGCATCGTCGAGCCCGACGTCATCCAGTTTGTCAAGAACCAGGCCAAGTACATCCTGCTCATCGAAAAAGACGCGATGTGGCAGCGCTTCAACAAGGATCGGTTCTGGGAACAGCACTCGTGCGTGCTGATCCACGGCGGCGGACAGCCACCACGCGGGGTGCGTCGTCTCATCTACCGCATGCATCACGAACTGAAGCTGCCGGTCTACGTGCTCGTCGATAATGACCCCTGGGGCTACTACATCTACAGCGTCGTGAAACAGGGCTCGATCAACCTGGCGTTCGAAAGCCAGCGCATGGCGGTGCCGGCGGCGCGTTTCGTCGGCATGAGCAGTTTCGACGCCGAGCGCTTCGACATCCCCGCGCACGTCCCGATGCCACTGACGGACGAGGATCGGCGGCGCGCGAAGGAAATCCGCGAGTACCCGTGGTTCCAGAGCAAGGCCTGGCAGCGCGAAATCAAACACATGGAAGCGCTGGGCGTGAAGCTGGAGCTCGAAGCGCTGACCAGCAAGGGGCTTAGTTTCAGTACGCAAGAGTATCTGCCCCAAAAGCTCGCGGACAAACGATGGCTGGATTGA
- a CDS encoding right-handed parallel beta-helix repeat-containing protein, with protein sequence MTSIPRPARSRDEGLLVPAGWLLVPWLLAGGAAAAAGLPATFDLRNVDGHNYVTAIRDQGPYGTCWTFGLLASPESNLLMTGNWGPNGIEYDEPNLSERHLDWWSGFNKHHNADLDPPTGDGTDIHGGGNSVYLAAYMSRGEGMVRELDAAYVDIDFAPPHRHRRFHRYYARDIDMYIVAADLSNIDVVKQNVMAKGAVSTCMCTESQFFRDLNGHKVHYQPPSDTHFINHEVAIIGWDDNMVTHAPGGPGAWLIKNSWGTGWNTPEGGFFWISYYDKFATRYPTFDGGTINIHNVVKLTAEHFYYHDYHGWVDTKTDASRAFNAFVAQGNDLLTGVSFYTAADGVTYTARIYDTFAGGQLSGQLAEVAGTIEYRGFHTVDLAAPVPVADGNDFYVYLELSAGGQPYDRSFDSTQQAMPGGGPARAIVNSSSQPGESYYWDGSAWQDLYYFTDPNWPFDCTGTTSFCMKAIALADCNGNGLADVQDIESGTSLDVNENWVPDECETRYVRYVDDTATDDPGPGDPLVSDPAEDGSAAHPFDALQEALNSLGELNGNTELVEIIVRDGTYTGFGNLDVDFYNWDYGGYRNFVVRSEHGPEHCVIDVQGDYSGWGTAFLIGGDGADEPILQGLTIANAPFAGVYCGGYASTLRDCVLSGHANALYGEPGAAPVLAGCTLEDNQLGVTAYSYHPTLRGCRVQNNMVAGIYADTARVALRGSTIAGHGGLGVDVSRGELVMTSCFVTGNLGGGVRTYNAQTSVRNCTLAANTSFEYGGGLIINGYIDMIAARVENCIVWGNTGYEDAQIAINAIRDLTLDVSHSDVQGGQAGVKVLGGAALNWAGGNIAVDPQFAAAGNGHLAPTSPCVDAGAPVTRLAIPHDLDGEVRCWDGDGDGICRPDIGADEFVQSPGDLNCDGVIDRQDINRFVAALTWPAHYWEMPGACNIHNADVNGDNQINFGDINPFVALFPRNP encoded by the coding sequence ATGACGTCCATCCCACGACCGGCCCGTTCCCGCGACGAAGGCCTGCTGGTACCGGCCGGCTGGCTGCTGGTGCCGTGGCTGTTGGCGGGCGGCGCGGCGGCGGCGGCGGGCTTGCCGGCCACCTTCGATCTGCGGAACGTCGATGGCCACAACTACGTGACCGCGATCCGCGACCAGGGGCCGTACGGCACGTGCTGGACGTTCGGGCTGCTGGCCTCGCCCGAGAGCAACCTGCTCATGACCGGGAATTGGGGCCCCAACGGCATTGAGTACGACGAGCCCAACCTCAGCGAGCGCCACCTGGACTGGTGGAGCGGCTTCAACAAGCACCACAACGCGGACCTGGATCCTCCGACGGGTGATGGGACCGACATTCACGGCGGCGGCAACTCGGTCTACCTCGCCGCCTACATGTCGCGCGGCGAGGGCATGGTCCGCGAGCTGGATGCCGCGTACGTGGACATCGATTTCGCGCCGCCGCACCGCCACCGCCGCTTTCACCGCTACTACGCGCGCGACATCGACATGTACATCGTGGCGGCGGACCTGAGCAACATCGACGTGGTGAAGCAGAACGTGATGGCGAAAGGGGCCGTCTCGACCTGCATGTGCACGGAATCGCAGTTCTTCCGCGACCTCAACGGGCACAAGGTGCATTACCAGCCGCCGAGCGACACGCATTTCATCAATCACGAGGTTGCGATCATCGGCTGGGACGACAACATGGTCACGCACGCGCCGGGGGGGCCGGGGGCGTGGCTGATCAAGAACAGCTGGGGCACCGGGTGGAACACCCCCGAGGGTGGCTTCTTCTGGATCTCGTACTACGACAAGTTTGCGACACGCTATCCGACATTCGACGGCGGCACGATCAACATCCACAACGTGGTGAAGCTGACCGCCGAGCACTTCTACTATCACGACTACCACGGCTGGGTCGACACCAAGACGGACGCCAGCCGCGCGTTCAACGCGTTCGTCGCCCAGGGCAACGATCTGCTGACGGGGGTCAGCTTCTACACGGCCGCGGACGGCGTGACGTACACCGCCCGCATCTACGACACCTTCGCGGGCGGGCAGTTGTCGGGCCAGCTCGCCGAAGTGGCCGGCACGATCGAGTATCGCGGCTTCCACACCGTCGATCTGGCCGCTCCGGTGCCCGTCGCGGACGGCAACGACTTCTACGTGTACCTGGAGTTGTCGGCCGGTGGGCAGCCCTACGATCGCTCCTTCGATTCCACGCAGCAGGCCATGCCCGGCGGCGGGCCGGCCCGCGCCATCGTGAATTCCTCGTCCCAGCCGGGCGAAAGCTACTACTGGGACGGTAGTGCCTGGCAGGACCTGTACTACTTCACCGATCCCAACTGGCCCTTTGACTGCACCGGCACCACGAGCTTCTGCATGAAAGCGATCGCGCTGGCCGACTGCAACGGCAACGGCCTCGCCGACGTGCAGGACATCGAAAGCGGCACCAGCCTCGACGTCAACGAGAACTGGGTGCCGGACGAATGCGAGACCCGCTACGTGCGGTACGTGGACGACACCGCGACCGACGACCCGGGCCCCGGCGACCCGCTCGTGAGCGATCCGGCGGAGGACGGCAGCGCGGCTCATCCCTTCGACGCGCTGCAGGAAGCCCTCAACAGCCTCGGCGAGCTGAACGGCAACACGGAGCTGGTCGAGATCATCGTGCGCGACGGCACGTACACGGGGTTCGGCAACCTGGACGTGGATTTCTACAACTGGGACTACGGCGGCTATCGGAACTTCGTCGTGCGCAGCGAGCACGGCCCGGAGCACTGCGTCATCGATGTGCAGGGTGATTACTCGGGCTGGGGGACGGCCTTCCTGATCGGTGGTGACGGGGCCGATGAACCGATCCTGCAGGGCTTGACCATCGCGAACGCGCCGTTCGCCGGCGTTTATTGCGGCGGCTACGCGAGCACGCTCCGGGATTGCGTGCTGTCCGGGCACGCCAACGCGCTGTATGGCGAGCCGGGGGCAGCGCCCGTGCTGGCCGGCTGTACGCTCGAGGATAACCAGTTGGGCGTGACGGCGTACTCGTACCATCCAACGCTCCGCGGCTGCCGCGTGCAGAACAACATGGTGGCCGGCATCTATGCCGATACCGCGCGTGTGGCCCTGCGCGGCAGCACGATCGCCGGCCACGGCGGCCTGGGCGTGGACGTCAGCCGCGGCGAGCTGGTCATGACGAGCTGCTTCGTCACCGGCAATCTCGGCGGCGGCGTGCGGACCTACAATGCGCAGACCAGTGTGCGCAACTGCACGCTGGCCGCGAACACGTCCTTCGAGTACGGCGGCGGCCTGATCATCAACGGGTACATCGACATGATTGCGGCGCGGGTCGAGAACTGCATCGTCTGGGGCAACACGGGCTATGAAGACGCGCAGATTGCGATCAACGCGATCCGGGATCTGACCCTGGACGTGAGCCACAGCGACGTGCAGGGCGGCCAGGCGGGCGTGAAGGTGCTGGGCGGCGCGGCGCTGAACTGGGCGGGCGGGAACATCGCCGTCGATCCGCAATTCGCGGCCGCGGGAAATGGCCATCTCGCTCCCACGTCACCCTGCGTGGACGCGGGCGCTCCCGTGACCCGTCTGGCGATTCCGCACGACCTGGATGGCGAGGTGCGCTGCTGGGATGGTGACGGCGATGGCATCTGCCGGCCGGACATCGGCGCCGACGAGTTCGTCCAGTCGCCGGGCGACCTGAACTGCGATGGCGTGATCGACCGTCAGGACATCAACCGGTTCGTGGCAGCCCTGACTTGGCCGGCGCACTACTGGGAGATGCCCGGGGCCTGCAACATCCACAACGCCGACGTGAACGGCGACAACCAGATCAACTTCGGCGACATCAACCCGTTCGTGGCGCTGTTTCCGCGAAATCCCTAG